The Leptolyngbya iicbica LK DNA window TTTGCTTTGGTTTTATTCTGTACCATCGCGATCGCATTCTGGCATCAGGGGAGTATACAACTCGTCAAGGGTTCAAGCCGTGAAGCTGAGCGTCAATCAGCTCGGTGTGGGGCTCAAATCAATTAGTTGGGGTGACCGGCATCGCAGTTTTGCCCTACGCCAAAAAGCAGCTACTGCGGAGGCGCAATAGCTGCTTTGAAGTGATTTTGACCTTCTAGGTGTTCTTTGAAACAGTGACAGCAGCACCTAGAGCGGTTTTTGGAAGTATTCTTCCTCTTTTTCTTAGAGACTATTTGGAGTTGCGTTCGTATCGGAATCAACTATCTAAACTGGCGCGATACTTAATTGCAGTGCTCCCAGCTTTCACGACAGGAAAATATCAAAAACCTGATGAGATGCTGCTGTCTTAGACGAAATCGAATCAGACGCTAAATCGATGCTTAACCTCCTATTTAACGTGGATTGATCTTTCGATCTCAGACCGGAGCTTTTAGCTCCTTGCTAATAATATAAACCCTGGTTTTTTCGATTTGCAGTCTCTGAAACCAAACTTTAAGACCAGGTTAACTCCGCTTTCAGTTATGTTGCAGTTCATGTAGAGACGGTTGATCCGGACTGCTGAACCCGACATCTTGCTGCACAATCCATACAGTTCAACCTTTGCAGTGGCAAGGCCTGAGGCCTTGAGACGGTTGGGCAGTGGTGGGACGGTGATCGACTAGCTAAGCAGATGAAGTGACATGGCAGATTGGCAAGTGGTAGAAGGTGGCGTGACCGCGCCAAAAGGGTTTCGGGCAGCCGGGGTAGCAGCGGGGTTGAAGCCGTCGGGCGCGGCAGACCTCGCCTTGATTGTGTCTGATACGAATGCGATCGCTGCTGGGGTCTACACCCAAAGTCAAGTCCGCGCCGCCTGTGTCGATTACTGTCGCCAGCGGTTAGAGGCCAAGCCCTATGCCCAGGCGATTGTGGTGAATGCGGGGCAGGCCAATGCCTGTACGGGGACCCAAGGCTGGCAAGATGCCGTGGCGACCTGTGCCGCTGCGGCTCAGGCATTGCAGATTGCCGAAGAGTCGGTGCTCGTCGCCTCGACCGGGGTGATTGGCCAGCGCATTAAGATGGACGCGCTGCAAGCGGGCATTCCCCAAGTGGTGGCGGCCTTGTCGACCACGGGCTCTGATGATGCGGCGAAAGCCATTATCACCACTGATTTAGTGACCAAGTCCATCGCGTTAGAAATGGATTTAGATGGTCGCCCGGTGCGGGTGGGCGGCATCGCTAAGGGCTCTGGCATGATTCACCCCAATATGGCGACCATGCTGGGATTCATTACCTGCGATGCGACGGTGTCGCCGTCCTTGTGGCAGTCGATGTTGCGGCGGGCGATCGCCCATAGCTTTAACCAAATCACGGTGGATGGCGACACCAGCACTAATGACTGTGTGTTGGCGTTGGCAAATGGCGAATCGCGCACCCCAGCCATCACCGAATCGGGTCCGGAAGCGGCGCGGTTGGAGGCCATGCTGACGGCAGTATGCGATCACTTAGCGAAGGCGATCGCCCGTGATGGCGAAGGGGCCACCTGTCTGATGGAAGTGACCGTGAGTGGAGCGGCGGACGATGCTGCGGCGCGCCAAATTGCCAAAGCGATCGCCGGTTCTTCGCTGCTGAAATGCGCCATCTTTGGCCACGACCCCAACTGGGGCCGCATTGCGGCGGTGACGGGCCGCGCTGGTATCCCCTTTGATCAGGGCGATTTGCGCATTCAACTGGGCGATTTTTTGCTGATGGAGCACGGGCAACCGTTGCCCTTCGATCGCCCCGCCGCCAGCCATTATTTGAAGCAGGCCACAGAGGGAGAATACCTGCAAACGGACACCGTCAACATTGACGTGAGTGTGGGACACGGCCCCGGACAGGGCATCGCTTGGGGCTGCGACTTTAGCTACGACTACGTCCGCATCAACGCCGAATATACGACCTGACCCTGCCGATGGAGAAACCTGAGTCAGCATCAGCATCACTGTTCTGATTTTCCTCCCCCTTTTACTTCGCTGCCTTCTGGGATAGCGTTGCGCCGATCGCTCCGTTCATCTCTTGGGCAGACAAACTAGGGGCTGAAGCAGCAGGATGTTATAAAATCCCACTTTTGTTGCGCAGGCATCTTGCCTGCGTCGGGACAGCCGAGACGGCTGTCCACACTCAGATTTAATGCCCATGCTTTAAATTTTGGGGTTCTCGGCACCTGACTGCGGATTGCTATAGGTGATGAACCGCTGTCTTAGGGGGCCAACGGCTCTAATCTCCCTGCCTCGTTGGCCTGTGCTTGGACTATTTGGCTGGGCAAAAGTGCTCTTCAATCAGCGCGGGAATGTGTTGTGGTTTCAGACTGCTGTAGCGGTGTTTGCCGGGCATAATCGTGAGGCTGGGCGCTTTGGAGCAGCGCTTTTGACAGCCCGTGTATTGGATTTTGACCTGATCGGCGAGTTGGTGGTCTTGCAGGGCTTGTTCGACCGCGGCGAGCACTGACTTGCCGGCCCGTTTTTGGCAACCCGATTTGCGACATACCAATATTTTGCTGGGGGAGTTCGTAGCTGTGGAAGAGGAAGACGGGTGAGTTAGGCAGGGAGCAGGAGAGCAGGGGGGCGTAGGGGCGGCTGTCGGCGCGATCGCGGGGCGACTGAGGCCAAAGACCTGAGCGGCTTTGAGCTTGATCAGTCCCGCTTTATAGTCCACTTCGGTAAAGCCGACGCAGGAGACGCGATCGCCGGGTTGGAGATAGCTCTGAATGCGCGATCGCAATTCCTTCGGCAGTTGAATCGCGATGGGTTCTTGCTCAATGTCTAAAACTAGTGACTTGGGTTTGTGGGGCTTGCCACCGAGAAAGTCAACGAGTGTGCCTTCCAGGTTGAACAGGCGCGAGGGGCTGGGGGGATTGGTGGGCATGGGAAGTAGAGGGTAGGGGAGCGGAGAGGCAGGGGGAGCAGGGGAGCGGAGGAGCAGGGGCGCGGAGGAGCAGGGGCGCGGAGGAGCGGAGGAGCAGGAGTGCTCACAATCAGAAGTTTGAACTGCTTCTGCCACTCACTCATTTACTGTCTTCAAGTGGACGGTTGCTGGTTAATCAATTGAGGCGTTTGGCGTTGACGGTTTTGGGGAGTTGCAGGGGTTCGGTCAGGCCATTGATGGAGAGCTCCCAGCCGTTCGACAGGGTGACCAGGGTGGCGTCGCCGTCGGTACTTTGGCTCACGACTGCTTCTTCCAGGTCTTTTTTGGCGACGTAAACCATGAGTTGGCCGTTTTCACCGTTGTGCAGCATGACTTTCATGAATTTTCCTCAATGTGATTTCGATGGGAGGGGCAGGGCAGGGGCAGGGCAGGGGAGTAGGGGAGTAGGGGAGTAGGGGAGTAGGGGAGTAGGGGAGTAGGGGAGTAGGGGAGTAGGGGAGTAGGGGAGGAGGGGAGTAGGGGAGTAGGGGAGTAGGGGAGTAGGGGAGGAGGGGAGTAGGGGAGTAGGGGAGTAGGGGAGTAGGGGAGTAGGGGAGTAGGGGAGTAGGGGAGTAGGGGAGTAGGGGAGTAGGGGAGCAGGGCTCGATCATGTGCCGTGTTAGGGGTTAGCGGAGGCTGGGCTGGGTCTGATCAGACTCATAGGAAACGAGGGCGAGCAGTTCGTCGGGGGTGAGGCTGCGCTTGAGTTGGGTGGAGCGATCGCGCACTGCTTGCAAGACCGATTGACCATTTTGGGCATCGAGCTGCACGCCATAGGTTTGCAGCACCTGATTGAGCAGGCTGCGGCCCGAATGTTTGCCGATGACGAGGCTGCGCTGACAGCCGACTTCTTTGGGATCGAAGGGTTCGTAGGTGCTGGGATTTTGCAAGATGCCGTGGGCGTGAATGCCGGACTCATGGGCGAACGTGTTTTGGCCGACGATCGCTTTCCAGGGGGGCACTGGGCAGTTCACCGCCTTCGCCACGAAGCGGGATAACTCTAAAAAATGCTGGGTCTGGATGCCCAACTTCATCCCATAGATTTGCTTCAGCGTCATCACGACTTCTTCCAGGGCGGCATTACCGGCGCGTTCGCCCAGCCCGTTAACGGTGGTGTTGACCGAAGTGGCGCCAGCGCGGACGCCTGCAAGCGCGTTGGCCGTGGCTAAGCCCAGATCATTGTGGGTGTGCATCTCGACGGGAATGTCGAGGGCGGCCACCAGTCGCTGCACTTTGTCGTAGGTGCTGAAGGGGTCGAGAATGCCGACAGTGTCACAAAACCGGAAGCGAAATGCGCCCCATTCCTGGGCATATTGGGCGGCATCGATTAGGAAGGTGTCATCAGCGCGGGAGCTGTCTTCGCCGCCCACACTGACTTCTAAGCCATGGTCGCGAGCAAAGGCGATCGCATCGCGCAACTGTTCCAGCATCCGGGCCCAGCGCCCCTGAAACTTGACCTGAATCTGGATGTCGGATACGGGAATGGAGATATGGACCCGCTTGAGCCCGCAGTGCAGCGAGGCTTCGATATCGCTGATGACGGCCCGGTTCCAGCCGAGTAGGTGAGCATTCAGATCCAGGTCGGCGATCGCACGAATGGCCTGGGCTTCGGCTGCACCCATGGCGGGGATGCCGACTTCTAACTCCTGCACACCAATGGCATCGAGGAATTTGGCGATCGCGATCTTTTCTTCGAACCCAAAGGCTACGCCAGCGGCTTGTTCGCCATCGCGCAGGGTCGTGTCATTGATGGCAATTGCGGGGGGCTGAGTCATGGTGGCTTCCTTCTCAGAGTGGAGCGCAAGGGGGCAGCGGGCAACGGGGTGGGGCAGCGGTCAGGAAGGGGGATTGCTGTGGGTCGGCGAATTGGCTGGATGGGATTGCAGGGCTTCGAGATCGGCTTTCATCAAGCGATTGAGAAAGCATTGTTGTAACCAGGCAAAGGCGAAGAAGAAACTGACAACGGTGAGGGAGGTAAACATGGTGAGGGTGGGGGGTAGAGGGTAAGGGGAGCGGGGGGGCAGAGAGGGCAGGGGAGTGAGGGAGTAAGGGCTAGGGGACGGGGGGATGGCTGAGAACAGAGGTGTGCCAGCAGCGATCGAGCCAGTCGCGTTGTTCTTGGAAGGTGGTGGTGAACTGTTGGACGGTGCTGCGGGCCAAGATCAGGGCCACTGCATGATTAACTTCAAGGCGCAGGGTGCCGTCTGCAGGGCAAGCACAGGGAATGTTGAGTTCTTGTAATCGGTGGTAAATCGACCAGCGATCGCACCGTTGAATCGAACTCACCGCAAAGCGGACAGCGGTCGCTGAGTGGGGATTATTCATGGGAGAGAACCGGGGAAGGAGTGAGAGCGCGGGCCGCCGCCAGCTGCTGAACCTGGGTTTCGAGGGCTTCGATGCGATCGAGCAATTGCCGGATGGTGGCGGCTTCGGCATCGGGCAACTGGGCATGGTTAAGCGGCGCATCGGCGATGTTGCAGCGGCCAACGATGCGGTTGGGCACGCCGACGGCGGTGCAGTTGGCGGGCACGGCGGTCAAAACAACGGAACCGGCCCCAATGCGAGCACCCTCACCGATGTGAATGTTGCCGAGGACTTTGGCTCCAGCTCCGATGACGACGCGGTTGCCCACGGTGGGGTGTCGCTTGCCGGTCTCTTTGCCCGTGCCGCCCAGGGTGACGCCTTGGTAAATCAACACGTAGTCGCCCACGATCGCCGTTTCGCCAATCACGACACCCATGCCATGGTCGATGACCAGGCCGCGCCCCAACTGCGCACCGGGATGAATTTCGATGCCCGTCAGGCAGCGGCTGAGGTGGCTAATGAGTCGCGGCAATAGCGGCAGTTGTTGGCGATGAAGGGCATGGGCCAAGCGATGGAGAGCGATCGCATGCAGTCCGGCAGAACACAGTAAGACTGCCAGCCAGTGGGTGGCGGCGGGGTCTCGTTCAAAAATCGCCTGAAAATCTGCGACTAGCGGTAGGGTACGGAACCCGCAAAGTCCAGACAATCGCCACTGAGTAGTTGTTAGACGAGGGGAAGAAAGAGACATGACGCGCAAGGGGCTTGGTTTCCTTGCTTATACCAACCGCCTCAGTTAACAATCAGCCGCCGTCGGCCGTCCAAACTTACTAAGGATATTAGTGATGTACTCAGGTGGGCGATCGCTGACCCTAGCGACGGTCTCGACTTTATTGGAGGGGTAGGCACGAGTATTTTGCTGCCTCAGTACACGTATTTTGAGAGCCTGCGACAGGTATTGTGTACTCAGTAAAATCACTTGATATCGCAGGCTTTGAGGCCGTTTGCTGTCTACCGCAAAGACGGGCACAAGGTGTACTCAAATCCCCGACGATGGCGACTGCCGCAACGTTTCGGCCATTCAAAACGTATCCGATTATGCAAAGTGAAAATCGGCTTTTTCAGCATCCCTTAACAAAGTTATTGTCTCATCAACGAATATAGTGTGGTCGGGATACCGCCTCCCGACCGCTTCGATGACTTGCTGCCCTAACGACCTGGTGCGCCCTATGCCGACTCCTGCAATTCTCGCCCTCGACTTTGACGGTGTGCTCTGCGATGGCCTGGTGGAATATTTTCAGACTGCCTGGCAAGCCTATTGCCAACTGTTTGACCAATCGCCTACGGTCCCCCCGGCGGGATTAGCCGAGCGCTTTTACCCTCTGCGGCCCGTGATTGAAACCGGGTGGGAAATGCCGCTGTTGCTTCACGCACTCCAGCAGGGAGTCGAAGATGCCGCCGTGTTGGACCACTGGCCCACGATCGTGCAGGAAATTTTGGCAGAGACGAAAATTCCATCAGATGTGGCAATGGCGGCGGTGGATGGCGTGCGCGATCGCTGGATGCAGTCTGACTTAGCGGGCTGGCTGAGCCTCCATCGCTTTTATCCCGGCGTGATTGAGCGGTTGCAAGGGGCGATCGCGGCGGGCGTCTTTCCCGTCATCATTTCCACCAAAGAGGGGCGCTTCATTCAGGAACTGTTGGCTCAAGCTGGGGTCGAGTTGCCCCGCGAGCAAATTATCGGCAAAGAAATTCAACAACCGAAAACCACCACCCTCAAGCAACTGCAAGCCGAGCCGCCGATCGCTGCCGCTGCTGCCCAACCGATCTGGTTTGTCGAAGATCGCCTGAAAACGCTAGATAAGGTGCAAGCAGATTCGGCATTAAATGACATCACGTTATTTTTGGCGGATTGGGGCTATAACACGGCGGCAGAACGCGATCGCGCAACCAGTGATCCGCGTGTCCATCTCCTATTGCTGTCCCAATTTGCAGACGAATTTGCTAACTGGATATCGGCTTGATGGTCTGCCGCGATCGTCCCACACACCCCACTCACCACTTCCCACTTACGGGGTGGCAGAAGCGGGCTCATAAAGGCAGGTCAAGGTATTAGAAGTTTTGAGCACATCCAAAGGTTCACTTTGAAAATAATCATTCAAAACCGTGAGCAAGTCGTCTGGGGCGGGTAGCGAGTCACTCTGGAGCACAAAGAAGAGCCAGAGTCGAGGGGCATCGGCAAAGGGCGTCAGAATCTCGTCAAAATACTCCACGCTGACATCCGCTGCTGCCGGTAGGCGAGCGTCGCTCAAAATGTGATCGTCTGATGCAAAGTCAAAGCGCTGAGCATAGTACTGAAATGGCCGCCGACCCCGCGACTCCACAAAAATCACATCTGATTCCTGCCAGTTGCTTTGGATGTATTGCACCGCTGGTCGGATGGCAAAGGCATGGAATAACGGGGTCGTATCTGTTTGGAATGCCTGAGTCGTCGTCCGCCAGGTCACCGGCACCAGTAGCACTGCGACCAACAGCCAGCCCCATGCCTTACCCCACCAGCGCGGCTGTCGCAGGGGCCAGGCAATGCCTTCGGCAATCAGCAGAAAACCAAAGGGAGCCAGGAACAAAATCAACCGATCACGAAAGGGATAGTGCTGCAAATATCCGGCCAGTAATGTGACCCCAATCGGCAACAGCAGTAGCACTAAGGTTCGACGCTGGTAGCGGTAAAGCCAGATGCAACCTGTAAGACAGGCGATCGCGGCAAATCCTTCGGGAATGCCCAAAAAACCTAAGGGACGGTAAAACACTCGCCCTAAGGCATCCACCAACCACCAAACATCCCAGACAGAACTGGGGAAGCGACTTTCAAATACCGCCTCCAGTTCACCGGCTTCGAGGGTGTTCTGGATGACGCCCAAGTACAGCCCCAAAAAGCTCGCCAGCCAGACACCGTAAACGGGCAACCGATTTTGCAATTGAGACCAGCGGCGCGATCGCGGGGTGTCGATGGCGGTGGCAACAGCCGTCGCTGCCAGCATAAAAACGCTGGGGTAGGACAGCCAGATAGATGCCGCCCCCAGCAAACTAAAACCGACCTGTTGACGGCGGGAAAACTGGCGATCGCTCAGGGGCATCAGTACCAGAAATAGCGCGAGGGCGATCGCCAGATCACCGGCATAGGGCTTCACTTCAGCCGCGAAATATAGAACGTAACCCATCGTGGCGAATAGGGTCATCGCAATGGGTCTGGCCCAGCGCGAGGCATACCGTTGCAAGAGATGGTAAAAGAGTCCCAGAGAAAGCACGCTGGCTGTGACGGGCAACAATCGCAACGCATATTCACTGGGGCCGAGAAGCTGCGTTACTGCCTTTTGCGTCCACAAAAATAACGGCGGAGCAGCCTGTCCATAATCGAGCTGCTGCAATAGCTCTCCATAGCTGCGGTTGAGGATGTTTAAGGTCACAGCCGCTTCGTCGTGCCACAGGGAGCGGTTAGTGCTGTAATACCCTAAACGCAAGACCACACCATAGACCAAAGCCCCCCAGGTCAATAGTTGAGACAAAAAAGGGGGTGACCACCGCGAGGACACGACAGTGTTGGTAGACGAAGGCGATCGGGTGATCATGCTTGATTAGTTGGGACTGCACCCCACCGTTATACCAAAGCCCAGAAAGCCTTCTCGCCCGAGTTGCCCCTTATCCGAAAGTGGCATCGGCGAGTTCCGGGGACGCACCCCTCAAAGGGGGTACGTGTTTAGCGTCTGTGTTCGGTTGTCATTCCTCCCAGCAGAGAAAAGGAGGCTTAAGGTAGTGACTATCGCGCTGATAGGATNNNCGAGGCGACTCGTTCATCGAACAAGTCGCCCAAGCCATGGTGCGGCAAAATCGCGCTGCTTAAATCGACGCTAAACACGTACCAAAGGGGTGCGTCCCCTGAGGGTCAAAACTTGTCGCGGACGAGGGCTTTGGTATATTCCACGATCGTTTCCACCAGTTCAAAGTTCATCAGCCCGCCGACGTAAAAGGTGTGGCGCTGGCCCTGCATAGCTTCTAGCTGGTCGTAAAAGCCGTTGGCTAGAGCCTCAGACGTGACGTGGGGGAAGTAGGGCCAGAGGTCGTAGGTGAAATACTGTTCAGGCAGTTCGCCCCCCAGATTTGTCACGGTTGTTGCGATGCCCGCCAGAATGCGTTGCTTGAAGTCTTCTAAGACTGGCTGCTCCTCTTCGGTAGTTTGCAAAGTGGCCCAGTCTTCGCCGGGGATGCGGCTGTAAAAGGCGATCAGGTCATTATCGGGAAACTGTTGGGAAATGAACCAGGGATTTTCCATGGCATCCAGTGGCACGACGTTGGTGACGCTCGTAGGCATCGACAGGTCGGGGATGGCGTAGGTGGTCAGGGCGTAGGGGTTGAGCACGATTTGCTGAAACAAGTCGCGTTCATGGTCTGACAGATCAAGGTGGAGTGAGGTGTCGCCCTCGGCCAGCACATCGAGGGTGAGGGGACAGGCGAGGATGAGCCAGTCGAAGGTTTCGTGGTGGTGCGATCGCCCGTAGCGATCAATCACCTGCTCCCGCTCTGAGAATTTAACTTCAATGCCTGCGCCCCGCTGAATCGAGTGAATATCCACATTCAGCCGCACATCTAAATTCCAGGCGATGCGCTCCCAAAAGCGCTGAAAGCCCTGGACAAAGCGCTTGGGCCAGCCGCATTCCAGCCCCGCCCCATAGGTGACCAGGGTGCCAAAGGTTTCCAGCGTCATGTATTTGAGGGCATAGATGGCGGGAATCTCGTGGAGATAGCCGTAGCCCATCGCCGTAATCGGAATCTCGAACAGGGTGCCCAGGCAGCTCAGATCCTTTTCTTCGAGCCAGGCGGCAAAGGATTGGGTGAGCTCAGGATGCTGGCTAATGCCCCGGAATCCCGGCACGGACACCATCGGTTCCAGTTGCAGTCGCTCCCAGGTGTAGCGCGCCACCGCCGCCGCATAGGTGATGGGGTCGGTGCCCTGCATTACCGCACTCATGATGGACTGATACGCGGGTTGCCCCGGCTGGGACTTTAGGGGGTTGTAAACCTGGCCTGGCCCCTCGGTGTAGAGGTCAGCGCCGACTTGGTCGGCAAGCGCCAACACCTCTTTGTAGGCTGGGGTGAGGTAGTTGGCCCCTAAATCGAAGGATTTGCCCTCATGGGTGACGGAACAGCACAGGCCCCCGACGCG harbors:
- the argJ gene encoding bifunctional ornithine acetyltransferase/N-acetylglutamate synthase, giving the protein MADWQVVEGGVTAPKGFRAAGVAAGLKPSGAADLALIVSDTNAIAAGVYTQSQVRAACVDYCRQRLEAKPYAQAIVVNAGQANACTGTQGWQDAVATCAAAAQALQIAEESVLVASTGVIGQRIKMDALQAGIPQVVAALSTTGSDDAAKAIITTDLVTKSIALEMDLDGRPVRVGGIAKGSGMIHPNMATMLGFITCDATVSPSLWQSMLRRAIAHSFNQITVDGDTSTNDCVLALANGESRTPAITESGPEAARLEAMLTAVCDHLAKAIARDGEGATCLMEVTVSGAADDAAARQIAKAIAGSSLLKCAIFGHDPNWGRIAAVTGRAGIPFDQGDLRIQLGDFLLMEHGQPLPFDRPAASHYLKQATEGEYLQTDTVNIDVSVGHGPGQGIAWGCDFSYDYVRINAEYTT
- a CDS encoding (2Fe-2S) ferredoxin domain-containing protein, coding for MPTNPPSPSRLFNLEGTLVDFLGGKPHKPKSLVLDIEQEPIAIQLPKELRSRIQSYLQPGDRVSCVGFTEVDYKAGLIKLKAAQVFGLSRPAIAPTAAPTPPCSPAPCLTHPSSSSTATNSPSKILVCRKSGCQKRAGKSVLAAVEQALQDHQLADQVKIQYTGCQKRCSKAPSLTIMPGKHRYSSLKPQHIPALIEEHFCPAK
- the nifT gene encoding putative nitrogen fixation protein NifT, encoding MKVMLHNGENGQLMVYVAKKDLEEAVVSQSTDGDATLVTLSNGWELSINGLTEPLQLPKTVNAKRLN
- the nifV gene encoding homocitrate synthase; amino-acid sequence: MTQPPAIAINDTTLRDGEQAAGVAFGFEEKIAIAKFLDAIGVQELEVGIPAMGAAEAQAIRAIADLDLNAHLLGWNRAVISDIEASLHCGLKRVHISIPVSDIQIQVKFQGRWARMLEQLRDAIAFARDHGLEVSVGGEDSSRADDTFLIDAAQYAQEWGAFRFRFCDTVGILDPFSTYDKVQRLVAALDIPVEMHTHNDLGLATANALAGVRAGATSVNTTVNGLGERAGNAALEEVVMTLKQIYGMKLGIQTQHFLELSRFVAKAVNCPVPPWKAIVGQNTFAHESGIHAHGILQNPSTYEPFDPKEVGCQRSLVIGKHSGRSLLNQVLQTYGVQLDAQNGQSVLQAVRDRSTQLKRSLTPDELLALVSYESDQTQPSLR
- a CDS encoding Asr1405/Asl0597 family protein; translated protein: MNNPHSATAVRFAVSSIQRCDRWSIYHRLQELNIPCACPADGTLRLEVNHAVALILARSTVQQFTTTFQEQRDWLDRCWHTSVLSHPPVP
- the cysE gene encoding serine O-acetyltransferase, with product MSLSSPRLTTTQWRLSGLCGFRTLPLVADFQAIFERDPAATHWLAVLLCSAGLHAIALHRLAHALHRQQLPLLPRLISHLSRCLTGIEIHPGAQLGRGLVIDHGMGVVIGETAIVGDYVLIYQGVTLGGTGKETGKRHPTVGNRVVIGAGAKVLGNIHIGEGARIGAGSVVLTAVPANCTAVGVPNRIVGRCNIADAPLNHAQLPDAEAATIRQLLDRIEALETQVQQLAAARALTPSPVLSHE
- a CDS encoding HAD family hydrolase is translated as MPTPAILALDFDGVLCDGLVEYFQTAWQAYCQLFDQSPTVPPAGLAERFYPLRPVIETGWEMPLLLHALQQGVEDAAVLDHWPTIVQEILAETKIPSDVAMAAVDGVRDRWMQSDLAGWLSLHRFYPGVIERLQGAIAAGVFPVIISTKEGRFIQELLAQAGVELPREQIIGKEIQQPKTTTLKQLQAEPPIAAAAAQPIWFVEDRLKTLDKVQADSALNDITLFLADWGYNTAAERDRATSDPRVHLLLLSQFADEFANWISA
- a CDS encoding glycosyltransferase family 39 protein, with amino-acid sequence MSQLLTWGALVYGVVLRLGYYSTNRSLWHDEAAVTLNILNRSYGELLQQLDYGQAAPPLFLWTQKAVTQLLGPSEYALRLLPVTASVLSLGLFYHLLQRYASRWARPIAMTLFATMGYVLYFAAEVKPYAGDLAIALALFLVLMPLSDRQFSRRQQVGFSLLGAASIWLSYPSVFMLAATAVATAIDTPRSRRWSQLQNRLPVYGVWLASFLGLYLGVIQNTLEAGELEAVFESRFPSSVWDVWWLVDALGRVFYRPLGFLGIPEGFAAIACLTGCIWLYRYQRRTLVLLLLPIGVTLLAGYLQHYPFRDRLILFLAPFGFLLIAEGIAWPLRQPRWWGKAWGWLLVAVLLVPVTWRTTTQAFQTDTTPLFHAFAIRPAVQYIQSNWQESDVIFVESRGRRPFQYYAQRFDFASDDHILSDARLPAAADVSVEYFDEILTPFADAPRLWLFFVLQSDSLPAPDDLLTVLNDYFQSEPLDVLKTSNTLTCLYEPASATP
- a CDS encoding FAD-dependent oxidoreductase yields the protein MVSKRDRICIVGAGAAGLSTGYYLKQKGYHNVVVLEKQGRVGGLCCSVTHEGKSFDLGANYLTPAYKEVLALADQVGADLYTEGPGQVYNPLKSQPGQPAYQSIMSAVMQGTDPITYAAAVARYTWERLQLEPMVSVPGFRGISQHPELTQSFAAWLEEKDLSCLGTLFEIPITAMGYGYLHEIPAIYALKYMTLETFGTLVTYGAGLECGWPKRFVQGFQRFWERIAWNLDVRLNVDIHSIQRGAGIEVKFSEREQVIDRYGRSHHHETFDWLILACPLTLDVLAEGDTSLHLDLSDHERDLFQQIVLNPYALTTYAIPDLSMPTSVTNVVPLDAMENPWFISQQFPDNDLIAFYSRIPGEDWATLQTTEEEQPVLEDFKQRILAGIATTVTNLGGELPEQYFTYDLWPYFPHVTSEALANGFYDQLEAMQGQRHTFYVGGLMNFELVETIVEYTKALVRDKF